Genomic segment of Candidatus Methylomirabilota bacterium:
GGCGACCTTGCGGAGCTTCGCGAGGCTCCAGACCTGGAACCCGCCCGAGTCGGTGAGGATCGCGCCGTCCCACGCCATGAACCGGTGCAGGCCGCCGAGCTCGCGGATCGTCTCGTGGCCGGGGCGCAGCAGCAGGTGATACGTGTTCCCCAGCACGATCTGAGCGCCCGCCGCGTGGAGGTCGTCGGGCGCGAGGCTCCGCACCGTGGCGCGCGTGCCGACCGGCATGAACACGGGCGTGTCGACGGGGCCGTGGCCGGTCGTGAGGCGGCCCGCGCGCGCGGCGCCGTCGGTGGCGATGACCTCGAACGCCGTCACAGGATCAGCGTGGCGTCGCCGTAGGAGTAGAAGCGGTAGCCTGCGCGCACCGCGTGCGCGTAGGCTTTCAGCACGAGCTCGCGGCCGGCGAACGCGGCGACCAGGACGAGCAGCGACGAGCGCGGGAGATGGAAGTTCGTGAGCAGCGCGTCCACCGTGCGGAAGCCGTGGCCCGGCGTGATGTAGAGCCGTGCCTCGCCGTCGAGCGGACGGACGCGTCCGTCCGCCTCCGCCGCGCTCTCGAGCGCGCGCGTCGTCGTGGTCCCCACCGCGAGCACGCGGCGCCCTTCCGCACGCGCGCGGTTCACCGCGTCGGCGACCGACCCGGGGATCGAGACGCGCTCGGGCGGCAGCGCGTGATCCTCGATCCGGGCCGCCTTGATCGGCCGGAACGTGCCGGGCCCCACGTGCAGCGTGAGCTCGTGGATCTCGACGCCCCGCCCGCGCAGGCGCGCCAGGACGGCGGGCGTGAAGTGCAGGCCCGCCGTCGGCGCCGCCACGGACCCCGGCGGGCGCGCGTAGACCGTTTGATAGCGCTCGCGATCCTCCACGGTGGGCGTCGCGAACCGCGCGATGTAGGGCGGCAGCGGGGTGAGCCCGTGCTCGCGCAGCAGGTCCGCGATCGTCCCGTCGAGACGCTCGACACGCCGCGGGCCGTCGGCGGCGACGCCGACAACGCGCAGCCGCGCCCCCGGCTCGCCCGCGACCAGCAGCTCGGCGCCCACCCGACAACGACGCCCGGGGTGTACCAGCGCCGACCAGCGGCGCTCGTCCTCGGGCGCGAGGAACAGGAGCTCGACGTCGCGCCCGCCCGCATCCCGGGCGAGGATGCGCGCCGGAATCACCCGCGTGTTGTTGACGACGACGCAGTCACCGGCGCGCAGCAGCTCCGGCAGCTCGGTGAACACCCGGTCCTCGAACGCGCCGCGCGCGCGATCGATCACGAGGAGGCGCGAGGCGTCGCGCGAGGGCGCCGGCGCCTGGGCGATCAGCGCGGGCGGCAGGTCGTAATCGAAGCGCTCGAGGTCCACGACGAGCCAGTGTACAAGCGGGATTGAGTGGCCGCACCGGCGACCCCCATGGGTTGAGGTTGACAATACTTTAGGAGTTAGGTACACCTAACTCCGGCCCGAGTGGGGGGCCAGGGAGGTTCGGATGCGACGCGTCCTCGCGGCGCTCGTGATGCTCGGCGTGGCGGCGGCCGCGGCGGCCGCCCTCGCGGCGGACCCGCCGGAGATCGCGCTCACGATCGAGAAGAATCGCTTTCAGCCGGACGAGATCAAGGTGAAGGCCGGCGTCCCGTTCGTGCTCGTCGTCACCAACAAGGACGCAGCGCCCATCGAGTTCGAGTGCAAGGAGCTGCGAGTCGAGAAGGTCGTCCCGCCCGGAGCCACGGTGAAGGTCCGAATACGGGCGCTCAAGCCGGGCAGCTATCCGTTCGTCGACGATTTCCACCACGAGACGACCGGCCGGATCGTCGCCGAGTAAGTCGTGGGCGCCACGTTCGTCGTCACGCTGCGCGAGGCCTTCGAGGCGGCGCTCCTGCTCGGGATCGTCTACACCTATCTCGACAAGGTCGGCGCGCGGCACCACTTCCGCTACGTGACGATGGGCGGCGCGCTCGGCCTGGGCGCGAGCGTGGCGATGGGCGTCGCGATCGCCTTCGCCTCCGGCCTGCTGCTCGACCTGGGCCCGGACCTCGTGACCGTCGCGGTGATCTTCTTCGCCGTGGGCCTGCTCACGTGGCACGGCTGGTGGATGCAGCAGCACGCGCGTGCGGTCCGCGGCAGCGTGCAGCGCCGGATCGACGAGGCCGAGGCGACGCAGCGGCTGTGGGTCGTCGGTCTCATCGCGTTCACCGGCGTCTTCCGCGAGGGCGCCGAGACCGTGCTCTTCCTCTGGGGCCTCATGAGCCAGACGAACGTCGCCGGCTGGGGCGGCGTCAGCGGCGGCGTCCTCGGCATCGGCGCGGCCGGCGCGCTGGGCTGGGCGATCTTCCGCGGCGGCCGGCAGCTGAGCCTTCAGCGTTTCTTCACCGTGACCTCGCTGGTGCTCCTATTCGTGGCCGCGGGTCTCTTCAGCACCGGCATCGGC
This window contains:
- the queA gene encoding tRNA preQ1(34) S-adenosylmethionine ribosyltransferase-isomerase QueA, producing the protein MDLERFDYDLPPALIAQAPAPSRDASRLLVIDRARGAFEDRVFTELPELLRAGDCVVVNNTRVIPARILARDAGGRDVELLFLAPEDERRWSALVHPGRRCRVGAELLVAGEPGARLRVVGVAADGPRRVERLDGTIADLLREHGLTPLPPYIARFATPTVEDRERYQTVYARPPGSVAAPTAGLHFTPAVLARLRGRGVEIHELTLHVGPGTFRPIKAARIEDHALPPERVSIPGSVADAVNRARAEGRRVLAVGTTTTRALESAAEADGRVRPLDGEARLYITPGHGFRTVDALLTNFHLPRSSLLVLVAAFAGRELVLKAYAHAVRAGYRFYSYGDATLIL
- a CDS encoding cupredoxin domain-containing protein, with product MRRVLAALVMLGVAAAAAAALAADPPEIALTIEKNRFQPDEIKVKAGVPFVLVVTNKDAAPIEFECKELRVEKVVPPGATVKVRIRALKPGSYPFVDDFHHETTGRIVAE
- a CDS encoding FTR1 family protein: MGATFVVTLREAFEAALLLGIVYTYLDKVGARHHFRYVTMGGALGLGASVAMGVAIAFASGLLLDLGPDLVTVAVIFFAVGLLTWHGWWMQQHARAVRGSVQRRIDEAEATQRLWVVGLIAFTGVFREGAETVLFLWGLMSQTNVAGWGGVSGGVLGIGAAGALGWAIFRGGRQLSLQRFFTVTSLVLLFVAAGLFSTGIGKLQGLGVLPATDALWDTSGLLSDRGFVGGFLGGLVGYRARPSAFEAGGY